A segment of the Mycobacterium intracellulare ATCC 13950 genome:
GTCGCCACCGACTCCGATGCACCCGAGGGCACGCCGTGCCTGCTGACGCCCCCGCCGTGGTATCCGATTCTGCGCGGCACCACCCAGCAGGCCCTGTTCGAGGTGGCCCGGGCAAAGGGGTACGACTGCGACTACCGGGCGCTGCGCGTCGCGGATCTGGTTGCTGCGCAAGGTGTTTGGCTGATCTCGAGCATGACGTTGGCCGCCCGGGTGCATACCCTCAACGGATTGCCGCTGCCGCGGTCGCCGATGGCGGCGGACTTCGCCGAATTGGTCGACGCCGCCATCGTCAGCGATCGCTGAGCGCTGAATCCTGTTGTCGCCTCTGGGATTCGCGGGTACGGTCGGCCGTACACAAGGAAGGAGGTGGTCCGAGAAATTGATAGCTTCATGGACATGTGAGGTGGCTGCGCGCTAGCTGCATCGGCTCGGAAGAGCTGGCGATACAGATGCGCTGGCGAATTCCCCGCAGTCACCCGGCCCCCGAGCTTCCGGTTTTGTCCGACCTGGAATACGGCTCGGGGGCCGCTCCATGCCGGCGGCCGCTACCGAGCCGCTAGCCGGCGAACCGGGACAACCGCGCCGAAAGATGCGGCACCAGGCCGCCGTCGGCGTCGACCCGCTCCTCGACATAGGCCAGATCGCCGCCCTCGACGATGCCGTAGAGCCGTTTGGCGCCGCCGACCAGCACGCCGGATCTGCTGCGGGCCAGCGCATCGGTCACCAGCTCCCACGACGACTGGGTGCGCGGGCGCCCGTAGAACAGTTCGACATAGCCCGCCGAATGGGCCAACAGGAGCTCGATCGCCTGGGATTCGCTGGGGTCGTCGGGATCGTTGACGAAGCGCCAGAAACCGGTCTCACGCAGGTCGCGCTCCTGGTAATCGCCCGTCGCGCTCAGCCGCCAGGATCGCGATTCCCAGTTGAGATAGTCGCCGCCGTCGTGAGAGACCACGATCTGCTGGCCGAACCGGTAGTCGCCGTCGTGGCCGCGGCCCTCGCCTTCGCCGCGCCACACGCCGACCAGCGGCAGCAACGCCAGCAGCGCGTCATTGAGATTCGCGCCCTCGCGCAGGTTGGCGGTGTCGGCGGGTAGGGGCAGGTCATCGAAGGACGGGATGTTGCGGCCGGCGGTCACCTTGGCGCGCTCAGCGGCGGCGGCCACCGCCCGGTCGCCGGAACTAGCCGCACTCAACGGTTCGTCGGAGGTCATGGTCGCTCCTCCCCATCGCTGCGCTCTGGATCGTCGCCGGCGGGGGTCATGTGCGCCGCTCCTCCCCATCGCTGCGCTCTGGATCGTCGCCGGCGGGGGTCATGTGCGCCGCTCCTCCCCATCGCTGCGCTCTGGATCGTCGCCGGCGGGGGTCATGTGCGCCGCTCCTCCCCATCGCTGCGCTCTGGATCGTCGCCGGCGCGCGTCACGACTCGTCAGTGATGAGCCGGTAGAGGGTGTAGAGGGCGAACCATGAAATCACCACGACCGCCACAACCAGCATGATCTCGAAGAACAGCACCACGGGGACAAGTCTATTCGTCCCGTCGCGGCACAGTCGCGGGCAGCTGGCCGATCAGGCGATCTTGACGTCGACCTCGTGGATGCCGGCGCCCGACGGCGTCACGACGGCGTTCCCGTTGCCGGCCGCCGACAGTGCGCGCAGCGTCCAGGATCCGGGAGCGGCGAAGAACCGGAAGTCACCGGTGGCCGAGGCCACCACCTCGGCGGTGAACTCGTCCGACGAGTCCAGCAAGCGGACGAACGCGCCACCCACTGCCTGGCCATCGCCGTCCACGACGCGGCCGGTGATCACCGTTTCCTTTTCCAGGTCGACGCTGGCGGGCAACGTCAGTCCTTGCTTCGGTGCAGAGCACATATCAGCTTCCCAAC
Coding sequences within it:
- a CDS encoding heme-binding beta-barrel domain-containing protein; the protein is MTSDEPLSAASSGDRAVAAAAERAKVTAGRNIPSFDDLPLPADTANLREGANLNDALLALLPLVGVWRGEGEGRGHDGDYRFGQQIVVSHDGGDYLNWESRSWRLSATGDYQERDLRETGFWRFVNDPDDPSESQAIELLLAHSAGYVELFYGRPRTQSSWELVTDALARSRSGVLVGGAKRLYGIVEGGDLAYVEERVDADGGLVPHLSARLSRFAG
- a CDS encoding DUF1416 domain-containing protein; amino-acid sequence: MCSAPKQGLTLPASVDLEKETVITGRVVDGDGQAVGGAFVRLLDSSDEFTAEVVASATGDFRFFAAPGSWTLRALSAAGNGNAVVTPSGAGIHEVDVKIA